A single genomic interval of Litoreibacter ponti harbors:
- a CDS encoding sirohydrochlorin chelatase — translation MSKIGVMICGHGSRSQAAVDEFSVLAEKLPAHFPPEWQVEYGYLEFANPVIRDGLDKLRESGCEKILAVPGMLFAAMHAKNDIPTVLNTYAAKHGIEISYGRELGVDPKMIAAAAARIEDALTQANAKSHVPNEETCLVVIGRGASDPDANGNVAKIARMLQEGLGLGWLEVGYSGVTFPLVEPCLTHAAKLGYKRIVVFPYFLFTGILIDRIYGFTDQVAAQHPGIEFVKAGYLNDHDKVLETFAERVREQMGANPPPNCGTCAYRTQVLATEDGAPMVIPAEARAGHPAFGDVPPPTCVLCKYRVQVLGFEAEVGAIQESHHHHVEGQGASAPGSNVADCALCDTFCTGLCRLEMQDKHDHHHHHHGHDHSHDHDHHHHAPYPHAKHPHGPESARKTKA, via the coding sequence ATGAGCAAGATCGGCGTGATGATCTGCGGCCATGGCTCGCGCAGCCAGGCCGCAGTGGACGAATTCTCGGTCCTGGCCGAAAAGCTGCCCGCGCATTTCCCGCCCGAATGGCAGGTCGAATACGGCTATCTCGAATTTGCCAACCCGGTGATCCGCGACGGGCTCGACAAGCTGCGCGAAAGCGGCTGCGAGAAGATCCTCGCCGTGCCCGGCATGCTCTTTGCCGCGATGCACGCCAAGAACGACATCCCAACGGTGCTCAACACCTATGCCGCCAAACACGGGATCGAGATCAGCTATGGTCGCGAGCTGGGCGTGGACCCGAAGATGATCGCCGCCGCCGCCGCCCGGATCGAGGACGCGCTGACCCAGGCCAACGCCAAATCCCATGTCCCGAACGAGGAAACCTGCCTCGTCGTCATTGGCCGTGGCGCGTCCGATCCGGACGCCAATGGAAACGTCGCCAAGATCGCCCGGATGCTACAGGAAGGTCTCGGCCTCGGCTGGCTGGAAGTGGGCTATTCCGGCGTCACTTTTCCACTGGTCGAGCCCTGCCTGACCCATGCCGCAAAGCTCGGCTACAAGCGCATCGTGGTCTTCCCGTATTTCCTGTTCACCGGCATCCTGATTGACCGCATCTACGGCTTCACCGATCAGGTTGCGGCGCAGCACCCCGGTATCGAATTCGTCAAGGCGGGCTATCTCAACGACCACGACAAGGTGCTCGAAACGTTCGCCGAGCGCGTGCGTGAACAGATGGGCGCCAACCCGCCCCCCAATTGCGGCACTTGCGCGTACCGCACGCAAGTGCTCGCCACCGAGGATGGCGCGCCCATGGTGATCCCGGCTGAGGCTCGTGCCGGGCATCCCGCCTTTGGCGACGTGCCACCGCCAACCTGCGTCTTGTGTAAATACCGTGTGCAGGTCCTGGGGTTCGAGGCAGAGGTCGGCGCGATCCAGGAAAGCCACCACCACCATGTCGAAGGCCAGGGCGCGTCCGCCCCCGGCTCCAACGTGGCCGATTGCGCGCTCTGCGACACGTTCTGCACTGGTTTGTGCCGGTTGGAGATGCAGGACAAGCACGACCATCACCATCACCACCACGGTCATGATCATTCCCATGATCACGACCACCATCACCACGCGCCATACCCCCATGCCAAGCACCCGCACGGCCCCGAAAGCGCGCGGAAGACGAAGGCATAA
- a CDS encoding DUF6732 family protein, translating to MTRFLVFFLMLSAMPAAAHVGHFGELAGHDHWVAGAALGAALAASLWGALKGKKDEQAEPEEQAEEEETA from the coding sequence ATGACCCGCTTCCTTGTTTTCTTCTTGATGCTTTCCGCCATGCCCGCCGCGGCCCATGTCGGCCACTTCGGCGAGCTCGCCGGCCATGATCACTGGGTCGCAGGTGCCGCTTTGGGGGCCGCTCTGGCCGCCAGCCTGTGGGGCGCGCTGAAAGGCAAGAAGGACGAGCAGGCAGAGCCGGAAGAGCAGGCCGAGGAAGAGGAAACCGCATGA
- a CDS encoding glutathione S-transferase family protein, translating into MGLLVDGEWKDQWYDTKSTDGAFKRTTAGFRNWITADGSAGPSGEGEFKAEAGRYHLYVSHACPWAHRTLIFRRLKQLDDLIDVSVVHPDMLGDGWTFETDDNGATGDTLYGLPFARDIYLKADPNVSGRVTVPILWDRERETIVSNESAEIIRMFNSAFDGITGNDLDFWPEALRDAIAPVNDRIYDTLNNGVYKSGFATTQDAYDAAVVPLFETMEWLEARLGGSRYLMGDRITEADWRLFTTLVRFDAVYHLHFKCNRARVIDYPNLWGYSRELFQWPGVEATVNFDHIVRHYHYSHETINPHRIIPINPVIDWHAPHGRG; encoded by the coding sequence ATGGGATTGCTGGTTGACGGCGAATGGAAAGATCAGTGGTACGACACGAAGTCGACCGATGGCGCGTTCAAGCGCACCACGGCCGGGTTTCGCAACTGGATCACCGCAGATGGCAGCGCGGGGCCGTCCGGTGAGGGCGAGTTCAAGGCCGAGGCTGGGCGCTACCATCTCTATGTCTCGCATGCCTGCCCCTGGGCGCATCGTACGCTGATCTTCCGCCGCCTCAAGCAGCTCGATGACCTGATCGACGTGTCGGTCGTGCACCCGGATATGCTGGGTGACGGCTGGACCTTCGAGACCGATGACAACGGCGCGACCGGCGACACGCTTTACGGGCTGCCCTTCGCGCGCGACATCTACCTGAAGGCGGACCCGAACGTCTCTGGCCGGGTGACGGTGCCGATCCTGTGGGATCGCGAGCGCGAAACGATCGTGAGCAACGAGAGTGCCGAAATTATCCGGATGTTCAATTCGGCCTTCGACGGGATCACCGGCAATGATCTGGATTTCTGGCCCGAGGCGCTGCGCGACGCCATCGCGCCGGTCAATGACCGCATCTACGACACGCTCAACAATGGCGTCTACAAATCCGGCTTCGCGACGACGCAGGACGCCTATGATGCAGCGGTTGTGCCGCTGTTTGAGACGATGGAGTGGCTGGAGGCGCGGCTGGGCGGCTCCCGATACCTGATGGGGGACCGGATCACCGAGGCCGATTGGCGGCTGTTCACCACGCTGGTGCGCTTCGATGCGGTCTACCACCTGCATTTCAAGTGCAACCGGGCGCGGGTTATCGACTACCCGAACCTGTGGGGCTACAGCCGCGAGCTATTCCAATGGCCCGGCGTCGAAGCGACGGTGAATTTCGACCATATCGTGCGCCACTATCACTACAGCCACGAGACCATTAACCCCCACCGCATCATCCCGATAAATCCGGTGATCGACTGGCACGCGCCCCACGGGCGCGGCTAG
- a CDS encoding response regulator — MDVLIVEDEGPLAQLWADHMSRAGANVTLAYTQSDAEEILRVCDFPVVVLNLRLSAGDASAIADYASFRRPRTKVVFVTSSSFFSDGSIFHYMPNACAMVPDTTPPADLAALVEYHGRESVPA, encoded by the coding sequence ATGGATGTTTTAATTGTTGAAGACGAGGGTCCCCTCGCACAGCTTTGGGCTGACCATATGTCGCGCGCTGGCGCGAACGTCACACTGGCCTATACCCAGTCCGACGCTGAAGAAATCTTGCGGGTCTGCGACTTTCCGGTCGTTGTCCTGAACCTGCGCCTGTCGGCGGGGGATGCCTCTGCAATCGCGGATTACGCCAGCTTTCGGCGTCCGCGCACGAAAGTGGTGTTTGTAACGTCGTCGAGCTTCTTCTCGGACGGCTCGATCTTTCACTATATGCCCAACGCCTGCGCGATGGTGCCCGACACCACACCGCCCGCCGATCTGGCGGCCTTGGTAGAGTATCACGGCCGCGAAAGCGTGCCCGCCTGA
- a CDS encoding DUF1636 family protein, with amino-acid sequence MTTWITICDTCKRDDWEARSPGETDGETFAALIESAAEGVEGVRTRRHSCLMGCARGCNVALQSKGKLAYTVGEFKPSPEAAEAVVGYAALHAQSETGQVPYRQWPQAIKGHFVSRHPPLPDSDD; translated from the coding sequence ATGACCACCTGGATCACCATCTGCGACACCTGCAAACGCGACGACTGGGAGGCACGCAGCCCCGGCGAGACCGATGGCGAGACCTTCGCCGCCCTGATCGAGAGCGCCGCCGAAGGGGTCGAGGGCGTGCGCACACGCCGCCATTCCTGCCTGATGGGCTGTGCGCGCGGCTGCAATGTCGCACTGCAAAGCAAGGGTAAGCTGGCCTATACAGTGGGCGAGTTCAAACCCTCGCCAGAGGCCGCCGAAGCGGTCGTGGGTTACGCCGCACTACACGCCCAAAGCGAGACCGGGCAGGTGCCCTATCGGCAGTGGCCGCAGGCGATCAAGGGTCATTTTGTCTCTCGCCACCCGCCCTTGCCGGACAGCGATGACTAA
- a CDS encoding threonine-phosphate decarboxylase: MTKRDHGGGLDAAIAEFGGTRASWIDLSTGINPTPYTVGVISAEAWTALPDAAATMRLERAARAFWAVPDGAEVVIAPGASALIAMIPRLLEDDSCVYIPSPTYNEHAAAFEAEGHGVLTRPDGDLPAQVFVHPNNPTGALKDADTVTSRRLNIIDESFCDVVPEVSHTELADHQGVIILKSFGKFWGLAGLRLGFAICPPSIALRLREMLGPWPVSGPALEIGARALEDREWSDATRARLAVDAARLDALVGAPLVGGTALFRLYEVPDARAFQARLARANIWSRIFPYSKTWVRLGLPGPDGWDRLEAAL; the protein is encoded by the coding sequence ATGACTAAGCGCGATCATGGCGGTGGGCTGGACGCGGCAATCGCCGAGTTCGGCGGCACGCGCGCCAGCTGGATCGACCTGAGCACCGGGATCAACCCGACCCCCTACACCGTCGGCGTGATCTCTGCAGAGGCCTGGACCGCGCTGCCCGACGCCGCCGCCACGATGCGGCTTGAACGCGCCGCGCGGGCGTTTTGGGCTGTGCCGGACGGGGCCGAGGTAGTGATCGCGCCCGGGGCCTCCGCCCTGATCGCGATGATCCCGCGGCTTCTGGAGGACGACAGCTGCGTCTACATCCCCTCGCCCACCTATAACGAGCATGCCGCCGCCTTCGAGGCCGAAGGGCACGGGGTGCTGACCCGACCGGACGGCGATCTTCCGGCGCAGGTCTTCGTGCATCCAAACAACCCGACGGGCGCGTTGAAGGACGCCGATACCGTCACGTCGCGCCGTCTGAATATCATCGACGAAAGCTTCTGCGACGTCGTGCCGGAGGTGAGCCATACTGAGCTGGCGGACCATCAAGGCGTGATCATCCTCAAAAGCTTCGGGAAATTCTGGGGGCTGGCCGGGCTGCGCCTGGGGTTCGCGATCTGCCCGCCTTCGATCGCCTTGCGGTTGCGCGAGATGCTTGGGCCGTGGCCGGTGTCCGGCCCCGCGTTGGAGATTGGCGCGCGCGCGCTGGAAGACCGCGAATGGAGCGACGCGACCCGCGCGCGATTGGCCGTGGACGCCGCGCGACTGGACGCGCTGGTCGGCGCGCCGTTGGTCGGCGGCACGGCGCTCTTTCGGCTCTACGAGGTGCCGGACGCGCGAGCGTTCCAAGCGCGGCTCGCGCGGGCAAATATTTGGTCGCGCATCTTTCCCTATTCCAAGACCTGGGTGCGGCTCGGCCTTCCCGGACCCGACGGGTGGGACCGGTTGGAGGCCGCACTGTGA
- the cbiB gene encoding adenosylcobinamide-phosphate synthase CbiB — translation MTLALAMVLDAIFGEPKWLWDRVPHPAVLMGRLISFGEARLNRGANRRAKGVGLIVALVAGAVILGLGLSALGPLVEIVVAAILLAQRSLSDHVVDVARGLRRSLEEGRRMVARIVGRDVEALDASGVARSAIESAAENLSDGVIAPIFWFVVAGLPGMLAYKIINTADSMIGYRTEKFEDFGWAAARLDDVVNWPAARLTTLLISLFHLSGTAVDVARRDARLHRSPNAGWPEAAMAGVLGVALSGPRSYDGEIRDEPFVNADGRRILDSSDIDVAVAVLWRAWALALVCVVIGAAIL, via the coding sequence GTGACCCTTGCCCTGGCGATGGTACTGGACGCAATCTTCGGCGAGCCGAAATGGCTTTGGGACCGAGTGCCGCACCCGGCGGTGCTGATGGGACGGCTGATCTCCTTTGGCGAGGCGCGATTGAACCGCGGTGCCAACCGCCGGGCGAAAGGCGTGGGCCTGATCGTCGCATTGGTCGCCGGGGCGGTGATCCTCGGGCTCGGGCTTTCCGCGCTCGGGCCTTTGGTGGAGATCGTTGTCGCCGCGATCCTGCTCGCGCAAAGATCGCTGTCCGATCATGTCGTTGATGTCGCTCGCGGCCTGCGGCGGTCACTCGAGGAAGGGCGCAGAATGGTCGCCCGCATTGTCGGACGCGATGTCGAGGCGCTGGACGCATCCGGGGTCGCCCGCTCAGCCATTGAGAGCGCGGCGGAGAACCTGTCCGATGGGGTCATCGCGCCGATCTTCTGGTTTGTCGTAGCCGGGCTGCCCGGCATGCTGGCCTACAAGATCATCAATACCGCTGACAGCATGATCGGATACCGCACCGAAAAATTCGAAGACTTCGGCTGGGCGGCGGCGCGACTGGACGATGTGGTGAATTGGCCTGCGGCGCGCTTGACGACGCTGCTGATTTCCTTGTTCCACCTCAGCGGTACGGCCGTCGACGTGGCGCGGCGGGACGCGCGGCTACATCGCTCGCCCAATGCCGGCTGGCCGGAGGCCGCCATGGCGGGCGTGCTGGGCGTGGCCTTGTCCGGACCGCGCTCCTACGATGGCGAAATACGCGACGAGCCGTTCGTGAACGCGGACGGCCGCCGCATTCTGGACAGCTCCGATATCGATGTGGCCGTCGCGGTTTTGTGGCGCGCCTGGGCGCTCGCGCTGGTGTGTGTGGTGATTGGCGCCGCAATTTTGTAA
- a CDS encoding lytic murein transglycosylase codes for MRALIFALALAASPAFAQCGGSFSNFVAGLKQEAVSKGHDRSSVERFFASVRQDPNVLKADRAQGVFKRDFIDFSRRVISQNRLTKGRANATRYDAIFDRAEREFGVPRGVLLAFWALETDYGAVQGEFNTLNALVTLSHDCRRPELFRPQVFAALELFERGNFDPARTKGAWAGEIGMVQMLPEDIIEYGTDGDGDGKVSLKTSVPDALLSGAKMLRGLGWRAGAPWMQEVDVPAQMDWSKTGLSHNLATSDWAAMGVRPKAGGWQGNQGAILLPMGRKGPAFIAYPNFRVYFEWNQSFVYVTTAAYFATRLSGAPVYDAGNPDPGLSDAQMKSLQKKLSTRGYDVGKIDGILGSGTRGAVQAEQKRLGLPADAWPTRELLGRL; via the coding sequence ATGCGTGCACTCATTTTTGCCCTGGCCCTCGCGGCCTCTCCCGCCTTTGCCCAATGCGGCGGCAGCTTTTCGAATTTTGTTGCCGGCCTGAAACAAGAAGCTGTCTCGAAGGGTCATGACCGGTCGAGCGTCGAGCGCTTTTTTGCGTCCGTGCGACAGGACCCGAACGTGCTGAAGGCCGACCGCGCGCAGGGTGTCTTCAAGCGTGATTTTATCGATTTCTCGCGCCGGGTGATTTCGCAAAACCGGTTAACGAAGGGGCGCGCAAACGCGACGAGATACGACGCGATTTTTGACCGGGCGGAGCGCGAATTCGGCGTGCCCCGCGGCGTGCTGTTGGCATTTTGGGCGCTTGAGACGGATTACGGCGCGGTGCAGGGCGAGTTCAATACGCTGAACGCGCTGGTGACCCTGAGCCATGATTGCCGCCGACCGGAATTATTCCGACCACAGGTTTTCGCGGCCCTCGAATTATTCGAACGCGGCAATTTTGACCCCGCCCGCACCAAAGGCGCGTGGGCGGGCGAGATCGGAATGGTGCAAATGTTGCCGGAGGACATAATCGAATACGGCACGGACGGGGACGGCGATGGAAAGGTCTCTTTGAAAACATCCGTGCCGGATGCTCTTTTGTCGGGGGCCAAAATGCTGCGGGGTTTGGGGTGGCGTGCGGGCGCGCCGTGGATGCAGGAAGTCGACGTTCCCGCCCAGATGGATTGGTCGAAAACCGGACTTTCGCATAATCTGGCGACCTCTGATTGGGCGGCAATGGGCGTGCGCCCGAAAGCTGGCGGCTGGCAGGGCAATCAGGGCGCGATCCTTTTGCCGATGGGCAGAAAGGGTCCCGCCTTTATCGCCTATCCGAATTTTCGGGTTTATTTCGAGTGGAACCAGAGCTTTGTCTATGTGACGACAGCCGCCTATTTTGCAACCAGACTTTCGGGCGCTCCTGTTTATGACGCCGGAAACCCCGATCCGGGACTGTCGGATGCGCAAATGAAATCGCTGCAAAAGAAACTGTCGACCCGCGGATATGACGTCGGTAAAATCGACGGAATTTTGGGATCGGGCACGCGTGGCGCGGTGCAGGCGGAACAGAAACGGCTGGGCCTGCCAGCCGACGCGTGGCCCACGCGGGAACTTCTTGGTCGCTTATAG
- a CDS encoding H-NS family nucleoid-associated regulatory protein: MSKVDLKSLTLSELKSLRTRVEGAIARHEKKKKSEALAAVKAKAKEMGFSLEELAGAKKDAPKTAKKSKPKSVPRKPTHRHPDDASKTWSGRGARPKWLKEELASGKQLSDFAV; this comes from the coding sequence ATGAGCAAAGTCGACCTGAAGTCTCTGACACTCTCAGAGCTTAAATCGCTGCGAACCCGTGTCGAAGGGGCCATCGCACGCCACGAGAAAAAGAAGAAATCCGAGGCCCTTGCCGCCGTAAAGGCGAAAGCAAAGGAAATGGGTTTCTCTTTGGAAGAACTGGCTGGCGCCAAAAAGGATGCGCCGAAAACGGCCAAGAAATCCAAGCCAAAATCAGTGCCGCGCAAGCCCACGCATCGTCATCCCGATGACGCTAGCAAAACGTGGTCTGGGCGTGGTGCACGGCCGAAATGGCTGAAAGAAGAACTGGCAAGCGGCAAACAGTTGAGCGACTTCGCCGTCTGA
- the smc gene encoding chromosome segregation protein SMC gives MRFSKLRLNGFKSFVDPTELLIADGLTGVVGPNGCGKSNLLEALRWVMGETRAKSMRGSGMEDVIFAGAASRPARNFAEVSLHIDNSERLAPAGFNDLDNLEIIRRITRDAGSAYKTNGKDVRARDVQMLFADASTGAHSPALVRQGQISELINARPKARRRILEEAAGISGLYQRRHEAELKLNGAETNLARVDDVIEQLAAQLAQLARQARQAARYREIGEELRRSEGMLLYRRWKEAEDANLAAAQELTERTKLAAQSEAQVREVAKLRQELEDALPPLREEQAIASAVLQRLQVQWDTLADQERQAQQTIETLTGRIAQLGLDIDRETALNRDAGETIERLEWEAREISKASQGHVEKLDAAATAAREAANVLSDRETQLAEQTEDVARLAARHQSAHRLLEDATKTLDRYEGEAEKARTSVVHAQAKGSEAEAALTNAKTALATATAQAETADTALVDAEAARATAQTRESDARAARSEAEGEANALRAEATALARLVDRDTSEKGQLLDVVQVKPGYEKALGAALADDLRAPQIDDDEITGWATLPGYAQPQPLPDGVDALTTFVTIPDVLARRMSQVGLVDRDAGNALQSALKPGQRLVSVDGDVWRWDGFRTGAEDAPSAAAMRLQQLNRLEELKQALEGATARADGARQAHEMLTRELAELTQADRDAREARKAADRAMAEASRDVSRAEGETSIAAGRVESLQLAVTRYEEEAMAARERRREAEKGVADLGDLDAARAEVEDVKMTVEAARMTMLAKRSAHDELRREGEARTKRAQEITTEVSGWKHRLETAEKRIGELEERKASSEVELDAAQAAPGELAAKRAELTGAMEEAEARRRVASDNLAEAETALRQGVQTERDAEREASEAREARARSEARAEAARETVGYAVERIAEEMETTPQALLEALDTTPDAMPPAAQVENDVNRLKRQRDALGAVNLRAEEDAKEVSVEHDALVQEKSDLEAAIAALRTGIASLNKEGRERLLTAFEEVNASFATLFTHLFGGGEAKLVMVESDDPLEAGLEIMCQPPGKKLSTLSLLSGGEQTLTALALIFAVFLANPAPICVLDEVDAPLDDANVTRFCDLLDEMTRRTDTRFLIITHHAVTMSRMDRLFGVTMAELGVSQLVSVDLKKAEALVA, from the coding sequence ATGCGCTTCTCCAAACTCAGACTGAACGGCTTCAAAAGCTTCGTGGACCCCACGGAGCTGCTGATTGCGGACGGCCTGACGGGCGTGGTCGGGCCCAATGGTTGCGGCAAATCCAACCTGCTCGAAGCCCTGCGCTGGGTCATGGGCGAGACCCGCGCGAAGTCCATGCGCGGCTCGGGCATGGAAGACGTGATCTTCGCCGGTGCCGCCTCGCGCCCCGCGCGCAACTTCGCGGAAGTCTCGCTTCATATCGACAATTCCGAGCGTTTGGCGCCCGCAGGTTTCAACGATCTCGACAATCTCGAGATTATTCGCCGCATCACCCGCGACGCAGGCTCCGCTTACAAGACCAACGGCAAGGATGTGCGGGCCCGCGATGTGCAGATGCTGTTCGCCGACGCTTCCACCGGCGCGCATTCGCCCGCACTTGTGCGGCAGGGCCAGATTTCCGAACTGATTAACGCCCGTCCGAAAGCCCGCCGCCGCATTCTGGAAGAAGCCGCCGGTATCTCCGGCCTGTATCAGCGCCGCCACGAGGCGGAGTTGAAACTGAACGGGGCCGAAACGAACCTCGCCCGCGTCGATGACGTGATCGAACAGCTCGCCGCGCAATTGGCCCAGCTTGCCCGGCAGGCCCGCCAGGCGGCGCGCTACCGCGAGATTGGCGAAGAGCTGCGCCGCTCCGAAGGCATGCTGCTTTATCGCCGCTGGAAAGAAGCCGAAGATGCGAACCTCGCCGCTGCCCAGGAGCTGACAGAGCGCACAAAACTCGCCGCTCAATCAGAGGCGCAGGTGCGCGAGGTCGCCAAACTGCGGCAGGAACTTGAAGACGCGCTTCCGCCGTTGCGGGAGGAACAGGCCATCGCCTCCGCCGTGTTGCAGCGCCTGCAGGTTCAGTGGGACACGCTCGCCGATCAGGAACGCCAGGCGCAACAGACCATCGAGACCTTGACCGGGCGCATCGCCCAGCTTGGCCTCGATATCGACCGCGAAACCGCTCTGAACCGCGACGCGGGAGAGACGATCGAACGGCTCGAGTGGGAAGCGCGCGAAATCTCGAAGGCCTCCCAAGGCCATGTCGAAAAGCTCGACGCCGCCGCGACCGCCGCGCGCGAGGCCGCCAATGTGCTGTCCGACCGCGAAACGCAGCTGGCAGAGCAGACAGAAGACGTCGCCCGTCTTGCCGCTCGTCACCAGTCCGCCCACCGCTTGCTGGAAGACGCGACCAAGACGCTCGACCGCTACGAAGGCGAGGCCGAGAAGGCCCGCACTTCCGTTGTCCACGCTCAAGCCAAAGGGTCGGAAGCCGAAGCGGCGTTAACCAATGCCAAGACTGCGCTTGCAACCGCAACCGCGCAGGCAGAGACCGCAGATACCGCGCTTGTCGACGCCGAAGCCGCCCGGGCCACGGCCCAGACCCGCGAAAGCGACGCCCGCGCGGCCCGGTCGGAAGCCGAAGGCGAAGCCAACGCCCTGCGCGCCGAAGCCACTGCTTTGGCACGGCTTGTCGACCGCGACACGTCCGAAAAGGGCCAGCTTCTCGACGTCGTGCAGGTGAAACCCGGCTACGAGAAAGCCCTTGGCGCGGCCTTGGCCGACGATCTGCGCGCGCCACAGATCGATGACGACGAAATCACCGGTTGGGCCACCTTGCCGGGTTACGCGCAACCGCAACCGCTGCCCGATGGCGTCGATGCGTTAACCACGTTCGTGACGATCCCCGACGTGCTCGCCCGCCGTATGTCGCAGGTTGGCCTTGTGGATCGCGACGCAGGCAACGCGCTGCAATCGGCCTTGAAGCCGGGCCAACGGCTCGTCTCCGTCGACGGCGATGTCTGGCGCTGGGACGGCTTCCGCACCGGTGCAGAGGACGCACCCTCTGCCGCCGCAATGCGCCTGCAGCAGCTCAACCGGCTTGAGGAATTGAAACAGGCGCTCGAAGGCGCGACCGCTCGCGCCGATGGCGCGCGCCAAGCCCACGAGATGCTGACGCGCGAGCTGGCCGAACTGACCCAAGCCGACCGCGACGCCCGTGAGGCACGCAAAGCCGCCGACCGCGCCATGGCCGAAGCCAGCCGCGACGTGTCCCGCGCCGAGGGTGAGACCTCCATCGCCGCCGGTCGCGTCGAAAGCCTGCAACTCGCCGTGACCCGCTACGAGGAAGAGGCGATGGCCGCCCGCGAGCGCCGCCGCGAGGCCGAAAAAGGCGTCGCCGATCTGGGCGATCTCGATGCCGCCCGGGCCGAGGTTGAAGACGTCAAAATGACCGTCGAAGCCGCGCGGATGACGATGCTCGCCAAACGCTCCGCCCATGACGAGCTGCGCCGCGAAGGCGAAGCCCGCACCAAGCGCGCCCAGGAAATCACGACCGAGGTCAGCGGCTGGAAACACCGCCTTGAGACCGCCGAGAAACGCATCGGCGAGTTGGAAGAACGTAAGGCGTCCTCCGAGGTAGAACTCGACGCCGCGCAAGCCGCCCCGGGCGAGCTGGCCGCGAAACGCGCAGAGCTGACCGGTGCGATGGAAGAGGCCGAAGCGCGCCGCCGCGTGGCCTCCGACAACCTCGCCGAAGCCGAAACTGCGCTGCGCCAAGGCGTGCAAACCGAACGCGACGCCGAGCGCGAAGCGTCCGAGGCCCGCGAAGCCCGCGCCCGATCTGAGGCGCGCGCAGAGGCCGCCCGCGAAACCGTCGGCTACGCGGTCGAACGCATCGCCGAGGAAATGGAAACGACCCCGCAAGCGCTGCTGGAAGCGCTCGACACGACCCCCGACGCCATGCCGCCCGCGGCTCAGGTCGAAAACGACGTGAACCGCCTGAAGCGCCAGCGCGACGCGCTCGGCGCGGTCAACCTGCGCGCCGAAGAGGACGCCAAGGAGGTCTCCGTCGAGCACGACGCGCTGGTTCAAGAGAAGTCCGATCTGGAGGCTGCCATCGCTGCGCTGCGCACTGGAATTGCGTCTTTGAACAAGGAAGGACGCGAGCGCCTGTTAACCGCGTTTGAAGAAGTGAACGCCAGCTTCGCGACGCTGTTCACCCACCTGTTCGGCGGCGGCGAGGCAAAGTTGGTCATGGTCGAATCCGATGACCCGCTGGAAGCCGGTCTTGAAATTATGTGCCAACCGCCCGGAAAAAAACTCTCGACCCTTTCGCTTTTGTCCGGCGGCGAGCAAACCCTAACGGCTTTGGCTTTGATTTTCGCCGTATTCCTCGCAAATCCGGCGCCGATTTGTGTGCTCGACGAGGTCGACGCGCCTTTGGACGACGCGAACGTGACCCGGTTCTGTGACCTGCTTGACGAAATGACCCGTCGCACCGACACACGCTTTTTGATCATCACACATCACGCCGTCACGATGTCGCGCATGGATCGTTTGTTCGGTGTGACAATGGCGGAATTGGGCGTGTCGCAATTGGTCTCGGTCGATCTGAAAAAAGCAGAAGCCCTGGTCGCATAA
- a CDS encoding CbtB domain-containing protein, with product MKNDEIKVEAIAQNADATQADAGLMGIVGAIMLGALLLFSAGFAQATVMHESSHDMRHAMAFPCH from the coding sequence ATGAAAAACGACGAGATCAAAGTCGAAGCGATTGCGCAAAACGCTGATGCCACCCAAGCCGACGCAGGCCTGATGGGCATCGTGGGCGCGATCATGCTGGGCGCGCTGCTGCTGTTCTCGGCCGGGTTCGCCCAGGCCACGGTGATGCACGAAAGCTCCCACGACATGCGCCACGCGATGGCGTTTCCCTGCCACTAA